Proteins encoded in a region of the Ursus arctos isolate Adak ecotype North America unplaced genomic scaffold, UrsArc2.0 scaffold_2, whole genome shotgun sequence genome:
- the KIAA0040 gene encoding uncharacterized protein KIAA0040 homolog yields the protein MEKISSFFSIIWDTILTKHQEGLFNTICLGILLGLPLLVVITFLFICCHCCWSRPGKNGQQQERNKGKKRKKKKKKAEEDLWISAQPKLLQMEKRPSLPV from the coding sequence ATGGAGAAAATCAGCTCCTTCTTCAGCATCATTTGGGACACCATCTTGACCAAACACCAAGAAGGCCTCTTCAACACCATCTGCCTGGGCATCCTCCTGGGGCTGCCACTGCTAGTGGTCATCACGTTCCTCTTCATCTGCTGTCATTGCTGCTGGAGCCGGCCGGGCAAGAATGGCCAACAGCAGGAGCGGaacaaggggaagaagaggaagaagaagaagaagaaggctgaAGAAGACCTCTGGATATCTGCTCAGCCCAAGCTTCTCCAGATGGAAAAGAGACCATCACTGCCTGTCTAG